A single region of the Arthrobacter sp. zg-Y20 genome encodes:
- a CDS encoding YbdD/YjiX family protein, with the protein MSAAVAVGQGVRSLVRFFRDVMGEDAYRKYADFHAASGCASPLMSEKEFWRDKMDRQDANPQGRCC; encoded by the coding sequence ATGAGTGCCGCCGTCGCCGTCGGGCAGGGGGTGCGCAGCCTCGTGCGGTTCTTCCGCGACGTGATGGGGGAAGACGCGTACCGCAAGTACGCGGACTTCCACGCGGCGTCGGGCTGTGCGTCCCCGCTGATGAGCGAGAAGGAGTTCTGGCGGGACAAGATGGACCGCCAGGATGCCAACCCGCAGGGCCGCTGCTGCTGA
- a CDS encoding bacterial proteasome activator family protein, translating to MTDQNGSSDGPGAAPDAPAQKSQTPAEDGTARSGAAGTESGAAPVARAADAPQDGHAKAKSGPAKLNELVDEPAKVMRIGTMIKQLLEEVRNAPLDDAARNRLAEIHARSIGELEDGLAPELVDELHRINLPFLDDSTPTDAELRIAQAQMVGWLEGLFRGIQTAIAAQQTASQAAGRLQLRQLPPGTMLAPGIVVGDDGEPRRASQGTGSPRQEPHAGPGQYL from the coding sequence ATGACTGATCAGAACGGATCCTCCGACGGCCCCGGCGCGGCCCCGGACGCTCCTGCCCAGAAGTCACAGACCCCGGCCGAGGACGGTACTGCGCGTTCGGGCGCTGCGGGAACAGAAAGCGGCGCCGCCCCGGTGGCCCGGGCAGCGGATGCCCCGCAGGACGGGCACGCCAAGGCCAAAAGCGGACCGGCCAAACTGAACGAGCTGGTGGACGAGCCGGCGAAGGTCATGCGCATCGGCACCATGATCAAGCAGCTGCTTGAAGAGGTGCGCAACGCGCCGCTGGACGACGCCGCACGCAACCGGTTGGCGGAGATCCACGCCCGCTCCATCGGCGAGCTTGAGGACGGGCTTGCACCCGAACTCGTGGACGAGCTGCACCGGATCAACCTGCCGTTCCTGGATGATTCAACCCCCACCGACGCGGAACTGCGGATTGCGCAGGCCCAGATGGTGGGCTGGCTGGAAGGTCTCTTCCGTGGTATCCAGACCGCCATTGCCGCGCAGCAGACGGCCAGCCAGGCGGCCGGGCGGCTTCAGTTGCGCCAGCTGCCGCCCGGGACCATGCTAGCCCCTGGAATTGTTGTTGGAGACGACGGGGAGCCGCGCCGTGCTTCCCAAGGGACGGGCAGCCCGCGGCAGGAACCGCACGCGGGCCCCGGCCAGTACTTGTAA
- a CDS encoding aldo/keto reductase, whose product MTTSPVVTFNDGNTIPQLGYGVWQVEDEVAEKVVGQAFEVGYRHIDTAKIYGNEAGVGRAIAATSVPREDMFITTKVWNADQGYEETLKAFDASMERLGLETLDLYLIHWLQPKQNKYVDTWKALVELQKQGRVKSIGVCNFTKEALQEIIDATGVVPVLNQVETHPYLNQADLRAFEAEHNILHESWSPLGSGKGLLEDPKLVEIAAKYDGATPAQVVIAWHLALGSIVIPKSVTESRIRENWEALDLRLSAEDIEAINALDNGTRYGADPATADFA is encoded by the coding sequence ATGACTACATCACCGGTTGTGACTTTTAATGACGGCAATACCATTCCCCAGCTCGGCTACGGCGTGTGGCAGGTTGAGGACGAGGTTGCCGAAAAGGTAGTGGGACAGGCCTTCGAGGTTGGCTACCGCCACATCGATACGGCCAAGATCTACGGCAATGAGGCCGGTGTCGGCCGCGCCATTGCCGCCACGTCCGTCCCCCGCGAAGACATGTTCATCACCACGAAGGTGTGGAACGCGGACCAGGGCTACGAAGAAACCCTGAAGGCCTTTGACGCTTCCATGGAGCGCCTGGGCCTGGAAACCCTGGACCTGTACCTGATCCACTGGCTCCAGCCCAAGCAGAACAAGTACGTGGACACCTGGAAGGCGCTGGTTGAACTGCAGAAGCAGGGCCGCGTGAAGTCCATCGGCGTCTGCAACTTCACCAAGGAAGCCCTGCAGGAAATCATCGACGCCACCGGCGTTGTCCCGGTCCTGAACCAGGTGGAAACCCACCCGTACCTGAACCAGGCCGATCTGCGCGCCTTCGAGGCCGAGCACAACATCCTGCACGAGTCCTGGTCCCCGCTGGGCTCCGGCAAGGGCCTGCTCGAGGACCCCAAGCTCGTGGAGATCGCTGCGAAGTACGACGGCGCCACCCCGGCCCAGGTGGTCATCGCCTGGCACCTGGCCCTGGGCAGCATTGTGATCCCCAAGTCCGTGACCGAGTCCCGGATTCGGGAAAACTGGGAGGCCCTGGACCTTCGGCTCAGCGCTGAGGACATCGAGGCCATCAACGCCCTGGACAACGGCACCCGTTACGGCGCCGATCCGGCAACGGCCGACTTCGCCTAA
- a CDS encoding flagellar assembly protein FliW: MSTGLTFLTPPPGLAPEVHFDLEEIDGAAGLFALSTSGNGGTARLYVLDASVYLPDYHPEITDEQRHQLQLETAADAAVLVVANPALDGTTVNLLAPIVVNLNTGSCAQVILEGQDWPVRAPLDPVAA; encoded by the coding sequence ATGAGCACCGGCCTCACATTCCTGACGCCCCCTCCCGGGTTGGCTCCCGAGGTCCACTTCGACCTCGAGGAGATCGACGGCGCGGCCGGCCTGTTCGCCCTGAGCACCTCCGGCAACGGGGGCACCGCCCGGCTCTACGTGCTGGACGCCTCCGTGTACCTGCCGGACTACCACCCGGAAATCACCGATGAGCAGCGCCACCAGCTGCAGCTGGAAACCGCGGCCGACGCCGCCGTCCTGGTGGTTGCCAACCCCGCCCTGGACGGAACCACCGTCAACCTGCTGGCACCGATTGTGGTCAATCTGAACACCGGCAGCTGTGCGCAGGTGATCCTCGAAGGCCAGGACTGGCCGGTCCGTGCTCCATTGGACCCGGTAGCCGCCTGA
- the flgL gene encoding flagellar hook-associated protein FlgL: MISRTTNQTMARTAQQNLQASMSRMAKLQEQVTSSATIGRPSDDPTGTANALKVRSEIRANVQYGSNQSDAEGWLSVTDSALSNTTKILGRVKDLALSATTGTMSPSDRKAIATELAGLKTDLLREANTTYLGRTVFAGTSDTGKAFTEDAGSYNYSGSGTPTTRRLDGSTLMRVDTDGEAVFGSGEGSVFRLVDDLVKDLNENNDASGYLTKIDSAAETVRMEHSALGVRHAATIKAKDTLAEQSISLESRRSGIEDLDTAKVIMDMKLQEVAYQAALAVTAKALQPTLMDFLR, encoded by the coding sequence GTGATCAGCCGCACCACCAACCAGACCATGGCCCGGACGGCCCAGCAGAACTTGCAGGCCAGCATGTCCCGCATGGCCAAACTGCAGGAACAGGTCACCTCCTCCGCCACCATTGGCCGCCCTTCGGATGACCCGACCGGCACGGCCAATGCGCTCAAGGTCCGGTCCGAAATCCGTGCGAACGTTCAGTACGGCTCCAACCAGAGCGACGCGGAGGGTTGGCTCAGCGTTACCGACAGCGCATTGAGCAATACCACCAAGATCCTGGGCCGGGTCAAGGACCTTGCCCTCAGCGCCACTACCGGCACTATGTCACCGAGCGACCGCAAGGCAATTGCCACGGAACTTGCCGGCCTGAAGACTGACCTGCTGCGCGAAGCCAATACCACCTACCTGGGCCGGACAGTGTTTGCCGGGACCTCGGACACCGGTAAGGCCTTCACCGAAGACGCGGGCTCCTACAACTACAGCGGAAGCGGCACCCCCACTACGCGCCGATTGGACGGCAGTACCCTGATGCGCGTTGATACCGATGGTGAAGCAGTGTTCGGCAGCGGAGAGGGATCAGTCTTTCGCCTGGTGGATGACCTGGTAAAGGATCTGAACGAAAATAACGATGCCAGCGGATACCTGACCAAGATCGATTCCGCCGCGGAAACGGTTCGGATGGAGCACTCCGCCCTTGGCGTCCGCCATGCCGCCACGATCAAGGCCAAGGACACCCTGGCGGAGCAGTCGATCAGCCTCGAATCCCGGCGCTCCGGCATCGAGGACCTGGACACTGCCAAAGTCATCATGGACATGAAGCTCCAGGAAGTCGCCTACCAGGCGGCTCTGGCGGTCACGGCGAAAGCACTGCAGCCCACACTGATGGACTTCCTGCGATGA
- the flgK gene encoding flagellar hook-associated protein FlgK: protein MSTFSGLNTAYTGLSAARKGIDVVGQNIANANVAGYTRQRLNTSAAPSLAPMGRFSTGTGVGQGVSVDSIARLGSLQLDTRVRSTAAVAGYSAVRANALIALEDSFNEPGKNGLSTALQNFSAAWQGVANKPGDNTAAAVLLSDTAAVAGQIADGYNNVRDQWNSTRSGLNDMVSELNDSASQLATLNGAIRSTLASGASANELVDQRNSLATTIAALSGATVRETPDGMVDVLIDGNALVTGTNVRTLQVTGGTSIDDTAAPTVSWTDRAGSAGISRGEIAGAVSLLAPAGAGGIFATAAASYNEVAATLAATVNELHSQGATTGGATGLNFFTVGSPAATTLKAIPTDASGIATGTPGAGTLDGSMADKISQLGSKAGSADAVWSTFVTATGALSRSELQQATLAGVASSSAVDLQLSNASVDLDEENVNLLMYQHAYQGASRVMSAIDEMLDTLINRTGIVGR, encoded by the coding sequence ATGAGCACCTTCAGCGGCCTGAACACGGCATACACCGGCCTTTCCGCGGCCCGCAAGGGCATTGACGTGGTGGGCCAGAACATCGCCAACGCCAACGTTGCCGGCTACACCCGCCAGCGCCTGAACACCTCCGCTGCCCCCTCGCTGGCCCCGATGGGCAGGTTCTCCACCGGTACCGGCGTCGGCCAGGGCGTATCCGTGGACTCCATTGCCCGGCTGGGCAGCCTTCAGCTGGATACCCGGGTGCGCAGCACCGCCGCCGTGGCCGGCTACTCCGCCGTCCGCGCCAACGCCCTCATTGCCCTGGAGGACAGCTTCAACGAACCGGGCAAAAACGGGCTCTCCACCGCACTGCAGAATTTCTCCGCTGCTTGGCAGGGCGTAGCCAACAAGCCGGGCGACAATACCGCCGCTGCCGTGTTGCTGAGCGACACCGCAGCGGTGGCAGGCCAGATTGCCGACGGATACAACAACGTCCGCGACCAGTGGAACAGCACCCGCAGCGGGCTCAATGACATGGTCAGCGAACTCAATGACAGCGCCTCTCAGCTGGCCACGCTCAACGGAGCTATCCGGTCCACTCTTGCTTCCGGCGCATCCGCCAACGAGTTGGTGGACCAGCGCAACTCGTTGGCCACCACCATCGCTGCCCTGAGCGGTGCCACGGTCCGGGAAACTCCGGACGGCATGGTGGACGTGCTCATCGACGGCAACGCGCTGGTCACGGGCACAAACGTACGGACCCTGCAGGTCACCGGCGGAACATCCATCGATGACACCGCGGCACCCACCGTTTCCTGGACGGACCGTGCCGGCTCCGCCGGGATCAGCCGCGGCGAAATTGCCGGCGCCGTTTCACTGCTGGCTCCGGCAGGAGCCGGGGGGATCTTCGCAACCGCCGCCGCGTCCTACAACGAGGTTGCCGCCACCTTGGCGGCCACCGTCAACGAACTGCACAGCCAGGGCGCCACCACCGGCGGCGCCACCGGGCTAAACTTCTTCACCGTCGGCAGCCCCGCAGCCACCACGCTGAAAGCGATTCCCACAGACGCTTCCGGCATTGCCACGGGAACGCCCGGCGCAGGCACTTTGGACGGCAGCATGGCGGACAAAATCTCCCAGCTGGGTTCCAAGGCCGGCTCCGCTGACGCAGTGTGGAGCACCTTCGTGACAGCCACCGGTGCACTCAGCCGGTCCGAACTGCAGCAGGCAACGCTCGCCGGCGTGGCTTCCTCCTCGGCTGTCGACCTGCAGCTGTCCAACGCCTCAGTGGACTTGGATGAGGAAAACGTGAACCTGCTGATGTACCAGCACGCTTACCAGGGTGCTTCCCGCGTGATGAGCGCCATTGACGAAATGCTCGACACCCTCATTAACCGCACCGGAATTGTCGGAAGGTAA
- a CDS encoding flagellar protein FlgN has translation MGTQRLSALLWEERELLELLVFKLEEEQLLLTSGKTKWLTHATREVEQVLERLRGADLGRAVAVAGLAREWGTSEDATLRELVAAAPPGPWTEIFNAHLQAMTELTVKIRELRDINEQFLRTAARSAQETLAGMNPEANTYTASGTSAAPTSAARLVDQNI, from the coding sequence ATGGGTACTCAGAGACTCTCCGCACTTCTTTGGGAGGAGCGTGAGTTATTGGAACTTCTTGTGTTCAAGCTCGAAGAAGAACAACTGCTGCTCACCTCCGGAAAAACCAAATGGCTGACGCACGCGACCCGCGAGGTGGAGCAGGTCCTGGAACGCCTCCGCGGGGCCGATCTGGGGCGGGCCGTGGCAGTAGCCGGCCTGGCCCGCGAATGGGGCACTTCCGAGGACGCCACCCTCCGCGAACTGGTGGCGGCAGCGCCGCCCGGGCCCTGGACGGAAATCTTCAACGCCCACCTCCAGGCCATGACGGAACTGACCGTGAAGATCCGCGAACTGCGCGATATCAACGAACAGTTCCTCCGCACGGCAGCCAGGTCGGCCCAGGAAACACTGGCGGGAATGAATCCCGAGGCCAACACCTACACAGCGTCCGGCACATCGGCCGCCCCCACCTCAGCCGCCCGGCTGGTTGACCAGAACATTTGA
- a CDS encoding sigma-70 family RNA polymerase sigma factor: protein MNRTERNALVVENLPLVGYLVSEVCAKATHLSRDDLASAGSIALITSADSFDPNLGVPFGAYARRRIVGAFADEMRSSDWATRSARRRIKETLAVKETLTAALGRTPNVDEIASALGVDRTVAEDALSDASRTVSSLDESVTDFLVADMPSPEGSLLATERLKYLNAAVAALPEKMRYIVEEIYFHDRTVKEIAEELGSTHSAVSQQRAEAVRLLRDGLGTHYSDEGNAPQISSRIAPARRNAYLTSVGDRTAGGITRHHLAPVLPGAAGLPGFPVGLPGIPGRPAVFNPAAS from the coding sequence TTGAATCGTACCGAACGCAATGCGCTCGTGGTGGAAAACCTGCCGCTGGTTGGCTATCTCGTATCCGAAGTCTGCGCCAAGGCCACGCACCTTTCGCGTGATGACTTGGCCTCCGCCGGCTCCATTGCCCTGATAACGTCGGCCGATTCCTTTGACCCGAATCTTGGGGTTCCTTTCGGTGCGTATGCCCGCCGCCGCATCGTCGGTGCTTTCGCTGATGAAATGCGTTCCAGCGATTGGGCCACCCGATCCGCCCGGCGCCGGATCAAGGAAACACTGGCGGTCAAGGAAACCCTTACTGCAGCGCTTGGGCGCACGCCCAATGTGGATGAAATTGCCTCGGCTCTGGGTGTGGACCGCACCGTCGCCGAAGACGCCCTTTCGGATGCTTCCCGCACGGTGTCCAGCTTGGACGAGTCGGTGACCGACTTCCTGGTCGCTGACATGCCGTCGCCGGAGGGCTCCCTGCTGGCTACCGAACGGTTGAAGTACCTCAATGCAGCGGTCGCTGCCCTGCCGGAGAAGATGCGGTACATCGTGGAGGAAATCTACTTCCACGACCGTACGGTGAAGGAGATTGCCGAAGAACTCGGCAGCACGCACTCGGCTGTCTCACAGCAGCGTGCCGAAGCGGTCCGCCTGCTCCGCGACGGATTGGGCACGCATTACTCGGACGAGGGCAATGCCCCGCAGATTTCCTCCCGGATTGCCCCGGCCCGCCGCAATGCCTACCTCACTTCTGTGGGGGACCGCACGGCCGGCGGGATTACCCGGCACCACCTGGCGCCGGTGCTTCCCGGGGCTGCGGGTCTTCCTGGATTTCCGGTGGGGCTTCCCGGCATTCCGGGGCGGCCGGCAGTATTTAATCCTGCCGCTTCCTAG
- a CDS encoding flagellin, with translation MGFTINTNVSSLNAMRNLTLNQSSQAKSVERLSSGMRINRAADDAAGLAISEGLKNQVSGLTVAGRNAQDGISLIQTAEGALTEVHNILNRMRDLTVQASNDTNNTESRTAIQTEVTALTSELGRIKDTTNFNGIQLLDNTVTSGATAGTLKIQVGADANETIDVTLANVAATLTTMGDLTVDSQVNAAASTTKLDAAIKSTSDQRATLGAQQNRLESTSRSIAVSVENLSSANSRIRDTDMAAEMGSFTKSQILSQAATAMLAQANQMNSGVMSLLQ, from the coding sequence ATGGGTTTCACAATTAACACCAACGTTTCATCGCTCAACGCCATGCGTAACCTGACGCTCAACCAGAGCTCGCAGGCCAAGTCGGTCGAGCGCCTCTCCAGCGGCATGCGCATCAACCGTGCAGCTGACGACGCCGCCGGCCTGGCGATCTCCGAAGGCCTGAAGAACCAGGTTTCCGGTCTCACCGTTGCCGGCCGCAACGCCCAGGACGGCATCAGCCTCATCCAGACCGCTGAAGGCGCCCTGACCGAGGTCCACAACATCCTCAACCGTATGCGTGACCTGACGGTTCAGGCTTCCAACGATACGAACAACACCGAATCCCGCACCGCTATCCAGACCGAAGTCACGGCCCTGACCTCGGAACTGGGACGGATCAAGGACACGACAAACTTCAACGGCATCCAGCTGCTGGACAATACCGTGACCTCCGGCGCTACTGCAGGCACGCTGAAGATCCAGGTTGGTGCTGATGCCAACGAGACCATCGACGTCACTCTGGCCAACGTGGCCGCCACGCTCACCACGATGGGCGACCTGACCGTTGATTCCCAGGTAAACGCAGCCGCGTCGACCACCAAGCTGGATGCTGCCATCAAGTCCACTTCGGATCAGCGCGCAACCCTCGGTGCACAGCAGAACCGCCTGGAGTCCACCTCGCGCTCCATCGCGGTGTCCGTGGAGAACCTCTCCTCGGCCAACTCCCGTATCCGCGACACGGACATGGCAGCGGAAATGGGCAGCTTCACCAAGTCCCAGATCCTGTCCCAGGCCGCTACCGCCATGCTGGCCCAGGCCAACCAGATGAACTCCGGCGTTATGTCGCTCCTGCAGTAG